GCGGGCACCCGCCCACGCGGTCGACGCGTCGTGGTGTTCGACGACGACCACTACTACATGGGCGGGGTGATCGCCGAGTTGCTCGCCGCCGACGGACTCGACGTCGCTCTGATCACCCCCGCCGCCCACGTATCACAGTGGACCACCAACACTCTCGAAGTCGCGCGGATCCGCAAGCGCGTGATCCGAGCCGGCGTCGACGTGCGCACCAACACCGCGGTGACCGCCGTGACCGCCGACGGCGTGCGCACCGCATGCGTGTACACCGGCGACGAGAGCACTGTGAGCGCCGACTCCGTGGTCATGGTGACCGCCCGGCTCCCGCACGACGGCCTCTATCAGGAGCTGTTGAGCCGGAACCGCGAGTGGGCCGATGCCGGCCTGCGCAGCGTCCGCGCGATCGGCGACGCGTGGGCACCCGCCACCATCGCGGCGGCCGTCTGGTCGGGCCACCGTTACGCCGAAGAACTCGACGAGCCGCAGCCCTTGGGCCCCGTGCCCTATCTGCGCGAAACGCCCCAACTCGCAAGCGAACCCGTCATCTATCTGCCGATCACGCCGGTCCAGCCGGCAACCGTCTGAGGAGAACCCATGCCCGCGCTCATCCCGTGCGGCGCCGACGCCGTCGCCGCCATGACCCCCAGCGCCTATGTCACCGCCGAGAGCCTGCGCGAGGGTGATCCGGCCGAACACGAGGCCGTGCACCTGTCCAGCTGCGACGGCAGGTTCACCGTCGGATCGTGGCGCGCCGAACCCTATGCCGAGTTCATCGAGTGCTATCCCGGCGACGAATACACCCGGGTGCTGGAAGGCTCGATCACCCTCACCGGTGAGGACGGTGTCGCCCACACGTTCGGCCCAGGCGACTCGTTCACCCTGAGCAGGGGCTGGCGTGGTCACTACCGGGTGACCGAGCGACTGGTCAAGCAATTCGCGATCTACATCCCCTGAAGGGCAGGCACATGACGACACTCGACGACTGGACCCGCCTTGCCGGTGAGATCACCCCGCGCACCGAGGTTTTCATCGACGGTAAGTACCGGGCCGCCGCTTCCGGCGCCACCTTCGACTCGGTCAACCCCGCAACCGGTGAGCTGATCGCCCCGGTCGCCTCTGCCGACGCCACCGACGTCGACGCGGCCGTGGTCTCGGCTCGCTCGGCCTTCGAGGCGGGCTACTGGTCGCAGTCCTCGGCGACACACCGCAAACGGGTACTGCGGGAGTTGTCCGAACTCGTCCTGGCACACAGCGAGGAGCTCGCGCTGCTGGACTCGATCGACATGGGCAAGTTGGTCGCCGAGGCCCACACTGTCGACGTACCCTCGGCCGCCGAGCTTTTCGCGTTCTACGGTGAGGCCGTCGACAAACAGGGCGGTGAGATCGCGCCCACCGAACCCGGGAACCTCGCATTGGTGACGCGTGAACCGCTCGGTGTCGTCGGAGCCGTAACACCCTGGAACTTCCCGCTGGATCTCGCGGTGTGGAAGGTGGCGCCCGCTTTGGCGGCCGGTAACTCCGTCGTTTTGAAACCCGCTGAGCAGGCGCCGCTTTCGTCGATCAGGCTCGCCGAACTCGCAGTGGAGGCAGGTCTGCCCGAGGGGGTGCTCAACGTCGTTCCCGGTCTGGGGCCGACCGCCGGTGCGGCCCTGGGCCGCCACCCGGGTGTCGACGTCATCGCGTTCACCGGGTCGACCGAGACCGGAAAGCAGTTCCTGCGCTACGCTGCCGATTCCAATGCCAAGCAGGTGTGGCTTGAGTGCGGCGGCAAGAGCCCCAACCTGGTGTTCCCCGACGCCGACCTGGACGCCGCGGTGGACAAGGCGATCTTCGGGGCGTTCTACAACCAGGGCGCGGTGTGCTCGTCGAATTCCCGCCTGCTGCTCCACGAGTCGATCGCCGAAGAGTTCCTGGCCGAGTTGGTCAAGCGCACCGCCGACGTGCGCCCGGGCAATCCGCTGGACCCCGCATCAACCCTGGGCGCACTCGTCGACGAGAACCACACCCGCCGGGTGATCGGGTTCATCGACCGCGCTCGCCCCGACGGCGAGGTGCTCACCGGCGGCACGCGCGAAACCATCGACGGCCGTGGCTGTTACGTCACCCCCACGATCATCGCGAACCTGCCGTCGACCGCCGAGCTGGTGACCGAAGAGGTCTTCGGACCGGTGCTGGTCGTGCAGACGTTCGCCGATGAAGCCCAGGCGATCAGCATGGCCAACGACACCGTCTACGGTCTTGCGGCCTCGGTGTGGACGCGCGATCTGTCGCGTGCCCACCGGGTGTCGGCCGCGCTGCGCGCGGGCACCGTCTCGGTCAACACCGTGGACGCGCTGAGCCCGCAGACTCCGTTCGGCGGGTTCAAGCAGTCCGGATTCGGTCGCGACCTGTCCCTGCACGCGCTCGACAAGTACACCGGCCTGAAGACCACCTGGATCACACTCTGAGGGGTTATGCGCCAATCGGATTCGCAACCAGTCGGCAATCGCCGGGTAACCTCCTCGTAATCAGGAAAACCGATGAACGACGTCGGTAATGTGCATTTTGTGATGCGGCCGGCGACGCGAATACTCGGTCTGGTCGGAGTCGCACGCACCGGCAGAACGCCGCACTGTCCGCACGAGAAAGCACTCGCCACATGAACGACAAGACGCCGGTGCCCGCACCCGTGGAGCGCCGCACGATCGACCATGTCCCGGTCGACGA
This region of Mycolicibacterium goodii genomic DNA includes:
- a CDS encoding cupin domain-containing protein gives rise to the protein MPALIPCGADAVAAMTPSAYVTAESLREGDPAEHEAVHLSSCDGRFTVGSWRAEPYAEFIECYPGDEYTRVLEGSITLTGEDGVAHTFGPGDSFTLSRGWRGHYRVTERLVKQFAIYIP
- a CDS encoding aldehyde dehydrogenase; protein product: MTTLDDWTRLAGEITPRTEVFIDGKYRAAASGATFDSVNPATGELIAPVASADATDVDAAVVSARSAFEAGYWSQSSATHRKRVLRELSELVLAHSEELALLDSIDMGKLVAEAHTVDVPSAAELFAFYGEAVDKQGGEIAPTEPGNLALVTREPLGVVGAVTPWNFPLDLAVWKVAPALAAGNSVVLKPAEQAPLSSIRLAELAVEAGLPEGVLNVVPGLGPTAGAALGRHPGVDVIAFTGSTETGKQFLRYAADSNAKQVWLECGGKSPNLVFPDADLDAAVDKAIFGAFYNQGAVCSSNSRLLLHESIAEEFLAELVKRTADVRPGNPLDPASTLGALVDENHTRRVIGFIDRARPDGEVLTGGTRETIDGRGCYVTPTIIANLPSTAELVTEEVFGPVLVVQTFADEAQAISMANDTVYGLAASVWTRDLSRAHRVSAALRAGTVSVNTVDALSPQTPFGGFKQSGFGRDLSLHALDKYTGLKTTWITL